A single window of Psychromonas ingrahamii 37 DNA harbors:
- a CDS encoding FtsX-like permease family protein, protein MAFLIPQMVTPVAKIKKWFNQDLYLVLKTQVAEYKNKPLLHLAFILSLAIATSTLLSVLVLNHASREQYQQANSLLKNPVGFHIIAQQGSKLKKEDFFSLRKKGFTQITPVLTFRKKLTNGKYTTFTAIDLLALSLIKAEHFNSQSVSLTEEYARSLLLFNGGSKNQDKQFFLADNRAIPFSIRPAGQWQDQALLDITLAWKLFPEEGDFSYLLVAPLSEQSKEILESVLPTHLSLYKPWSVEERQGFADALHLNLNALAILGFIVSLFIAFQAANQAWRKRAQLTAQLRLLGVQLFTIKIAVIIEALFLVTMATVLGILLAIGLVSILLPLLGLTLKQLYSLNSSGHFIWQWSYNLWAFFISSLAVLLALMKQFKLLSSKYIARSAHLQRELFSARKHLIATFLLLALFILWPNNNWLQLMIKYGLLLMASIVFLPVFLQLTLFLGANLGKSFRFKFLIKDAYQQIKRRYLPLASFYLALTASIAAALLVNSFESAFVRYLDQQLNADIFIRHKAWQKETIEDWLGTQSALKEYTLFQHTWAKIETESVKLVNHQSLRQLESLLLKSSDHSDEEGCYINEQLALKKKLNIGGEIKITQGKQVYQCNVKGVYYEYGYPGYSVTVDNAPLTTHFSGWADTGFGLFFESGQLITKQEIITALKLDSQQVYQPQQIKILALEIFSQTFILIQAITAVLLLVACFGLFLSAQSLELARKSDLYILYSLGYDKKALFTHMLVQWLLLVLCSIILSWPIATLLANALVTEVLPASFGWSMPLMINIAPFVVSSLLGLLLLIPAVSIPLLKLNVRKNLCP, encoded by the coding sequence GTGGCTTTCTTAATTCCCCAAATGGTTACTCCAGTCGCTAAAATTAAAAAATGGTTTAACCAAGATCTTTATTTGGTATTAAAAACCCAAGTTGCAGAATACAAAAACAAACCACTCCTACACCTTGCCTTTATACTCAGTTTAGCAATAGCAACCAGTACATTGTTATCTGTTTTGGTGTTAAATCATGCCAGTAGAGAGCAATATCAACAAGCAAATTCTTTGTTAAAAAATCCCGTGGGTTTTCATATTATTGCCCAGCAGGGAAGTAAACTGAAGAAAGAAGATTTTTTCAGCTTAAGAAAAAAAGGTTTTACCCAAATAACCCCAGTGCTAACCTTTCGTAAAAAACTGACTAACGGCAAATATACTACCTTCACCGCGATCGATTTATTGGCACTCAGTTTGATAAAAGCAGAGCACTTTAATAGCCAAAGTGTATCACTGACGGAGGAGTACGCTAGATCCCTATTATTATTCAATGGGGGAAGTAAAAATCAGGATAAACAATTTTTTTTAGCTGACAATCGCGCTATCCCCTTCAGCATTAGACCAGCAGGACAATGGCAAGATCAAGCATTACTCGATATAACCCTTGCTTGGAAACTATTTCCAGAAGAGGGGGATTTTAGTTATCTACTGGTTGCACCCTTGAGTGAGCAAAGTAAAGAAATACTGGAATCTGTTTTACCGACACATTTATCTTTATATAAACCATGGTCAGTAGAAGAACGTCAAGGTTTTGCAGATGCACTGCATCTCAATCTCAATGCGCTGGCTATTTTAGGTTTTATTGTCAGTTTATTTATTGCTTTTCAGGCGGCTAACCAGGCATGGCGAAAACGCGCTCAATTAACAGCACAGTTACGCTTATTAGGCGTGCAGTTGTTTACCATAAAAATTGCAGTGATAATTGAAGCATTATTTTTAGTTACCATGGCCACTGTACTAGGGATTTTACTGGCCATCGGCTTAGTTTCTATTTTACTCCCCCTATTAGGTTTAACCCTTAAACAATTATATTCCCTAAACAGCAGTGGGCATTTTATATGGCAGTGGTCGTATAATTTATGGGCATTTTTCATTTCATCGCTTGCAGTCCTGCTGGCATTAATGAAGCAGTTTAAGCTGCTCTCCAGTAAATATATCGCTCGTTCTGCTCACTTGCAACGTGAGCTATTCTCTGCTCGAAAACACCTCATAGCAACGTTTCTGCTGTTAGCTTTATTTATACTTTGGCCAAATAATAACTGGTTACAGTTAATGATTAAATACGGTTTGTTATTGATGGCAAGTATTGTTTTTTTGCCTGTTTTTTTACAATTAACCCTTTTTTTAGGTGCTAACTTAGGTAAATCGTTCCGCTTTAAGTTCCTTATTAAAGATGCGTATCAGCAGATAAAACGGCGTTATTTACCGCTTGCGTCTTTTTATTTGGCGCTAACGGCCAGTATTGCTGCGGCGTTATTGGTCAATAGCTTTGAAAGCGCTTTTGTACGCTATCTTGATCAGCAATTAAATGCAGACATTTTTATTCGCCACAAGGCTTGGCAAAAAGAAACTATAGAGGATTGGTTAGGGACTCAATCCGCACTAAAAGAATATACTCTGTTTCAGCATACTTGGGCAAAAATAGAAACCGAGTCAGTTAAGCTAGTCAATCACCAATCCTTGCGCCAGTTGGAATCACTGCTGCTTAAATCGTCTGACCATAGTGATGAAGAGGGTTGTTATATCAATGAGCAGCTGGCCTTGAAAAAAAAGCTAAACATAGGGGGGGAAATAAAAATAACACAAGGCAAACAAGTTTATCAATGCAATGTAAAAGGAGTCTACTACGAGTATGGATACCCGGGTTATTCTGTTACCGTTGACAATGCGCCATTAACCACTCATTTTAGTGGCTGGGCCGATACAGGATTTGGTTTGTTTTTTGAATCGGGGCAGTTGATTACAAAACAAGAGATTATAACGGCATTAAAACTCGATTCTCAACAGGTATATCAACCGCAGCAGATTAAAATTTTGGCTCTGGAAATTTTTTCGCAAACCTTTATTCTGATCCAGGCTATTACAGCGGTTTTATTATTGGTCGCCTGTTTTGGTTTATTTTTGTCCGCACAGAGTTTGGAGTTGGCTCGTAAAAGCGATTTATATATTCTTTACAGTTTGGGATATGACAAAAAGGCGCTGTTTACCCACATGTTGGTGCAATGGTTATTGCTTGTTTTATGCTCTATTATATTGAGCTGGCCGATTGCAACGCTTCTGGCTAATGCATTAGTCACAGAGGTTTTACCGGCATCTTTTGGCTGGTCTATGCCGTTGATGATCAATATTGCCCCCTTTGTTGTCAGCAGTTTGCTCGGTTTACTCTTATTAATTCCGGCGGTAAGTATTCCCCTGCTTAAACTGAATGTCAGGAAAAATTTATGTCCTTGA
- a CDS encoding lipocalin-like domain-containing protein, which yields MSLKKVNKYNGISSKKILVILFIVFFLFLLSIALLSKEPPKGNPLMVLAEDYTQYELPSENQKIIFPQAHWPHRGFRHEWWYLTANLSTESGQRFATQWTLFRTAINDQHWYFAHAALADTTVHLAEFRDGREELGNVELINFPFTALIDDWSWRSSAQLLPAQLTYGSAKYGLAGGMADDPDFPLTNWQVNLFLADANPFYLQGVNGFSKKHPSKDIASYYYSQPFISVKGDILWQGERSSVTGTAWFDREWGSKMLAPEQKGWDWFSLRLTKDRALMIYRIRSEKNDFLYGSVMDSSGDIKILATKDIRLKSQAMVQGNYPQAFTLEVQPLGINLMIKIVNDQQVMRFGIEYFEGMVTFSGSHKGEGFVEMTGYH from the coding sequence ATGTCCTTGAAAAAAGTTAATAAATACAATGGTATTTCATCTAAAAAAATATTGGTTATATTATTCATTGTCTTTTTTTTATTCTTATTGAGTATTGCTCTTTTAAGCAAAGAACCCCCGAAGGGGAACCCTCTGATGGTGCTAGCAGAGGATTATACGCAATATGAATTACCGTCAGAAAATCAAAAGATCATCTTTCCACAAGCACATTGGCCGCATAGGGGATTTCGCCATGAATGGTGGTATTTAACGGCCAATTTAAGCACTGAAAGCGGTCAGCGTTTTGCCACTCAGTGGACACTATTTCGTACTGCTATTAATGATCAGCATTGGTATTTTGCCCATGCAGCTTTAGCTGATACAACCGTTCATTTGGCCGAATTTCGTGACGGACGAGAAGAGTTAGGCAATGTTGAATTAATAAACTTTCCGTTTACTGCGCTAATAGACGATTGGAGCTGGCGCTCTTCTGCGCAGCTATTACCTGCGCAGTTAACTTATGGCAGTGCGAAGTATGGTTTAGCTGGTGGTATGGCTGACGATCCTGATTTTCCGCTAACAAACTGGCAAGTTAACCTCTTTTTAGCTGATGCCAACCCTTTTTATCTGCAGGGGGTGAACGGTTTTAGTAAAAAACATCCCAGTAAAGATATCGCCAGTTATTACTATTCACAGCCATTTATTAGTGTCAAAGGTGATATTTTATGGCAGGGGGAACGTTCGAGTGTCACTGGAACGGCTTGGTTTGACCGCGAGTGGGGATCAAAAATGCTAGCTCCGGAACAAAAAGGTTGGGACTGGTTTTCATTGCGTTTAACTAAAGACAGGGCATTGATGATTTACCGTATCCGTTCAGAGAAAAATGATTTTCTGTACGGAAGTGTAATGGATAGCAGCGGTGACATAAAAATATTAGCGACTAAGGATATCAGGCTAAAAAGTCAGGCAATGGTTCAAGGGAATTACCCGCAGGCTTTTACTCTGGAGGTTCAACCACTTGGTATCAACTTAATGATTAAGATCGTCAACGACCAGCAAGTGATGCGCTTTGGCATTGAATATTTCGAAGGTATGGTCACTTTTAGCGGCTCACACAAGGGGGAAGGATTTGTTGAAATGACCGGTTATCATTAA
- a CDS encoding ABC transporter ATP-binding protein: MSLIIESLNHQIIDGNKTRNLLSNIDLSVSQGECVALMGDSGSGKTTLLNLIAGLEPIQQGSIKVADLQLGQATEKALSELRKKQIGIIFQQYNLLSSLSVRDNIEFSARLAGRYDPLICNKLVNQLDIFSLLDHYPATLSGGEMQRVAIARALCAQPHLLLADEPTGNLDEHNGACVVTLLVELAKRQNTALLLVTHSVNVAQKMDKIYHLAKGKLSLVKGAF; this comes from the coding sequence GTGTCTTTAATTATTGAATCGCTAAATCATCAAATCATAGACGGTAATAAAACGCGTAACTTGCTGTCGAATATTGATTTATCCGTGTCACAGGGGGAGTGTGTCGCCCTAATGGGGGATAGCGGCAGTGGTAAAACCACCTTACTTAACCTTATTGCCGGGTTAGAGCCCATTCAGCAAGGTAGTATTAAGGTTGCTGATCTGCAATTGGGACAGGCGACTGAAAAGGCACTGAGTGAATTAAGGAAAAAACAGATAGGTATTATTTTCCAACAGTATAATTTACTCTCTAGCTTATCTGTTCGCGACAACATTGAATTTAGCGCGCGTTTAGCCGGGCGCTATGACCCTCTGATTTGTAATAAACTGGTTAATCAGTTAGATATTTTTTCATTATTAGATCATTATCCCGCGACGCTTTCGGGAGGTGAAATGCAGCGGGTTGCTATCGCTCGAGCCCTTTGTGCCCAACCCCATTTATTACTTGCGGATGAACCAACGGGTAATCTCGATGAACACAATGGTGCTTGTGTCGTGACCCTATTAGTTGAACTCGCAAAACGTCAAAACACCGCATTATTGCTGGTTACTCACAGTGTTAATGTCGCACAGAAAATGGATAAAATATATCACTTGGCAAAAGGTAAATTATCTCTAGTTAAGGGAGCGTTTTAG